In a genomic window of Callithrix jacchus isolate 240 chromosome 22, calJac240_pri, whole genome shotgun sequence:
- the PIH1D1 gene encoding PIH1 domain-containing protein 1 isoform X1, which yields MIGLDPPVMESERFSGPGCWKNEVFSRGGRGTSHRVSNARLAGLRPKSCDQGRDRVSSRDIILMDGRRYKAGGSPERKVSAELPLPDVSLSLLLAAAVPACHFPVWVWAVGFLHRAGAPHPLFLPAEGQGCTAYDVAVNSDFYRRMQNSDFLRELVITIAREGLEDKYNLQLNPEWRMMKNRPFMGSISQQNIRSRQRPRIQELGDLNTSAPRGAESGPEKPHLSLWLEAPDLLLAEIDLPKLDGALGLSLEIGENRLVMGGPQQLYYLDAYIPLQINSDESKAAFHRKRKQLMVAMPLLSLPS from the exons ATGATTGGATTGGATCCGCCAGTGATGGAGAGTGAAAGATTCAGTGGGCCAGGTTGCTGGAAGAATGAGGTTTTCTCCAGAGGTGGGAGGGGCACATCACACAGGGTCTCCAACGCCAGGCTTGCGGGGCTCAGACCTAAGAGCTGTgaccaggggagggacagggtcAGCTCTAGGGACATTATACTGATGGACGGAAGGAGATACAAGGCTGGGGGGAGTCCGGAGAGGAAAGTGAGCGCCGAGCTCCCGCTTCCtgatgtctctctgtctctgctccTTGCGGCTGCTGTCCCTGCATGTCACTTCCCTGTCTGGGTCTGGGCTGTGGGCTTTCTGCATAGGGCTGGGGCACCTCACCCCCTTTTTCTCCCCGCAGAAGGCCAGGGCTGTACCGCTTACGACGTAGCTGTCAACAGCGACTTCTACCGGAGGATGCAG AACAGCGATTTCTTGCGGGAGCTCGTGATCACCATCGCGAGAGAGGGCCTTGAGGACAAATACAACTTGCAGCTGAACCCGG AATGGCGCATGATGAAGAACCGGCCATTCATGGGCTCCATCTCACAGCAGAACATCCGCTCGCGGCAGCGTCCTCGGATCCAGGAGCTGGGAGACCTAAACACGTCCGCCCCCCGGGGAGCTGAGTCAGG CCCTGAAAAGCCTCACCTGAGCCTGTGGCTAGAAGCTCCTGACCTCCTCTTGGCCGAAATCGACCTCCCCAAACTG GATGGAGCCCTGGGGCTGTCACTGGAGATCGGGGAGAACCGCCTGGTGATGGGGGGTCCCCAGCAGCTGTATTATCTGGATGCCTACATCCCCCTGCAGATCAACTCTGATGAGAGCAAGGCAGCCTTCCACCGAAAGAGAAAG CAACTGATGGTGGCCATGCCACTTCTGTCGCTGCCTTCTTGA